The sequence TGCGTGTGCGCGGTGCTCGGGATCGTCGTGGCCTTCATCCAGTTCACCGGCCCGCGCGGCGTCTAGGCCCCGCCTCCTCGGCCCCTGCCCGACCGGCACGCGGAGGCCGGTCGGGTGGAGAGGACGCGAGCCCGCCCCGCCGCTTTCTCCACCCGGGGTTCCACCCGTGGGTCCAGGCGTCGCGGGCCCCGCGCCAGCAGTCTTGAGGGCATGACAACGACCGAGTGGATCACCGACATCGCTCTCCTCCTCGTCGTCTTCCGGCAGCTGCGGGAAGACCGGCTGGACCTCAAGACCTTCCTGATCCCGCTGGGGATCGTGGCCTTCGTCGCTCACTCGTACCTGCACTCCGTCCCCACCGGGGGCAACGACCTGGTGCTCATCGGAACGCTCGTGGGCGTGGGTGCCGCGCTCGGCATCGCCGGAGGCGTCTACACCCGGGTCAGGCGCGCGGGCGAGCACGTCCTGATCAAGGCCGGCGCGGTCTCCGCGATCCTGTGGGTGCTCGGCATGGGCGCCCGGATGGGCTTCCAGCTGTGGACCGGGCACGGCGGCGCCGACGACGTCGCCCGCTTCAGCCTCGCGCACGACATCACCAGCACGCAGGCGTGGGTGGCGGCCTTCGTCCTGATGGCGCTCACCGAGGTCGTCACCCGGCTGGCCACGATCTTCGTCCGCGGCCGGATGCTGACCACCGGGCCGGCCACCGCCGCCACGCACCGGGTCGGGGCCCGGCCGTGAGCTATGGTCTGGCCGTGCCCACCCCCGAGACGGACGCATCCCCCGGACAGGCCCCGCCCCCCTCGGCCGCCCCCCGGCGGCTCCCGGGGCGTGAGCCCTGGGTGCAGTGGGCACTGACCGCGGCGGTCATCGTCAGCGGGGCCCTGACGATCCGGCCGATGGGCGTCAGCGGGCGGGGGCTCCTCGTCGCGGTCCTGTTCGTGCTCAACTGCGCGGCGCTGCTGGCCCGGGGCCTTCCCCCGGGCAAGGTCCCGCAGCGGGCCGCCGTCGTCTGGCTGTCGCTGGGCGTCCTCGCGGCGGCGGCGCTCATCGGCGTCAGCCGCGAGGGAACGGGCTACCTCTTCGCCTACTTCCTCTGCGGCCACATCGGATACCGGCTGCCGACCCGACCGGCCCTCGTCCTGGCGCTCTCCTGCGGCCTGCTCTGCGGCGGCGTCCTGTACTTCGCGATCGGACCGGGTCACGAGCTGCTGCCCTGGGCCGTCGGTCTCACCACCGCCGCACCGGTCGTGGTGGGGATGCTCAACCGCGTCCAGCACCAGGCCGTGGACGCCGTGCTCTCGGCGGCCGAGAGCGCGGAGCGCGCCGCGCGGGCCGAGGCGCGGACCGCCGTGCTCGCCGAACGCGGCCGTATCGCCCGGGACGTGCACGACGTCCTGGCGCACTCGCTGGCCGGGATCAACATGCAACTGGAACTGGCCGACGCGCTGCTCGAAACCGGCGACCTGGAGAAGGTCAGAGCGGCCAACGACAAGGCCCACAGCCTCGTCAAGGAGAGCCTGAAGCAGGCGCAGTGGACCGTCCACGCCCTCCGCGAGGACGCGCTGCCGCTGGTGGAGACCCTTGCCTCGATGCTGGAGTCCTCCGGCCACCGCGACGCCCTGACCGTCTCCGGCACCCCCGTGGAGGTACCGGCCCGGACGGCCCAGAACCTGCTGCGGATCGCTCAGGAATCCCTGACCAACGCCGCGCGGCACGCCCCGGGCGGCGCGGTACGGGTGGAGCTGGCCTTCGCGGCGTCCTCGACGGTGCTGAGGGTCCGCAACGGCCCCGCCACCCGTAGGGTGAACGCGGGGACCGGCAGCGGAATGGGGCTGATCGGCATGCGCGAACGCGTCGCCCTGCTGGGCGGCACCCTCACCGCGGGACCGGTCGGCGAGGGACCGGACCAAGGCGGCTGGCACGTGGAGGCAGTGATCCCGCGATGAGTGAACCCACCGAGAGCTCCCGGCCGTTGCGCGTGGTCGTCGCCGACGACCAGGCCGCCGTCCGCGAACCGCTGGCCGCCGTGCTGGGCCTGGCCGAGGACATCGACGTCGTGGCGGCGGCGGCGGACGGCAACGGCGTACTGGAGGCGGTCGCCGCCGGTCCGGTGGACGTCGTGCTGATGGACCTGCGCATGCCCGTGCTCGACGGGATCGAGACCACCCGTCGGCTGAGCGAGGAGCACCCCGGGGTGGCCGTCGTCGTGCTCACCACGTTCGCCGACGACGACTCGATCCTGGCCGCCCTCGGCGCGGGCGCCCGCGGCTACCTGACGAAGAACGCCGGACGCCAGGACATCGTCCGCGCGATCCGTGCCGCCGCGGCGGGCCAGTCCGTCCTGGACCGCGAGGTCCAGGACCGGCTGCTGGCCACCGTCCGTGCCAGGCCGACGGCGTCCGGACAGGGACTGCCCGCGGATCTCACGCCCCGCGAACGCGAAGTGCTCACCCTGATCGGCCAGGGGCTGCCCAACCGCGCGATCGCCGAGAAGCTCTTCGTGAGCGAGGCGACCGTCAAGACGCACATCAACAACCTCTTCGCCAAGGCCGGTATCCGGGACCGCGCCGAGGCCGTGCGCCGCGCCCTCACCGCCGGCCTCGCCTGACCTCCCGGCGCCCCGGCCCGGCTCCCGCCCCGCCGCTACACGCTCAGCGAGCGCGCGTAGTTCACCTGCTGCATGACCTGATGGAAGCTCCACGGCCCGAGCGCCGGGACCATCGTGGAGTGGTGGTGTCCCGCGCTCGTCACGGTCACCTGGATGAAGCCGCTCGTCTTCCGCTCCTTCATGAGCAGGAAGAGGAGGCCGAGGCCGCAGAGCAGGATGCCGAAGATGATCGCGAGGATGATGCCGGTCTGGCTGATCTTCTCCTCGGTGCGGGACAGGTCGCTCGCGTTCCACACCGAGCCCCGCAGCGGCATCGTCCCGGCGGGCGTGGTGATCTCCCCCTGCGTCACGATGATGTCGCCGATCGCGAGCAGCGGCGCGGGCCCGCCGTGGTGCGGGACGCCGGGACCGGGCGGCGGGAAGCCGTACCCCGCCTGCTGCTGCGGGTAGCCGTACCCGGCCGGGGGCTGCTGCGGGTAGCCGTACCCGGCGGGCGGCTGCTGGGGGTGGCCGTACCCGGCCGGGGGCTGCTGCGGGTAGCCGTACCCGGGCGGCGGCCCCCACTGCGGACCGCCCGGCCCCGGTGCCCCGCCCTGCGGCGGCACCCCCTGCGGGGCCGCGGGCCCCTTCGCGAACGGGTCGCTGCTGTCGGGCCCGGTCGGCGGTGTCGTCATCGCTGCTGTCCCCCATGCGGGTGAGTCGGAGACGAGCATGGTGACATACGACGAGGCCGCCACCCCGGCGCGGGGTGACGGCCTCGTCCCAACGAGAGCCCGGTGAGAGCCCAACGAGAGCTGCGAGGGCCCAGCGAGAGCCCGGTGAGAGCCCCACGACGAGCCCGCCGGGGCCCGTCCGGAGCTCAGTAGCGGCGCGTGATGAGCGCCCGCTTGACCTCCTGGATCGCCTTCGTCACCTCGATGCCCCGCGGGCAGGCATCGGTGCAGTTGAAGGTGGTGCGGCAACGCCACACGCCATCACGGTCGTTGAGGATTTCGAGGCGCTGGCTGCCCGCCTCGTCGCGCGAGTCGAAGATGAAGCGGTGCGCGTTGACGATCGCCGCCGGGCCGAAGTACTGGCCGTCGTTCCAGAACACCGGGCACGAGGACGTGCACGCGGCGCACAGGATGCACTTGGTGGTGTCGTCGAAGCGCTCGCGGTCCTCGGCGCTCTGGAGCCGCTCGCGGGTCGGCTCGTTGCCCGTCGTGACGAGGAACGGCATGACGTCGCGGTACGCCTGGAAGAACGGGTCCATGTCCACCACGAGGTCCTTGAGGACCGTGAGGCCCTTGATGGGCTCGACCGTGATGGGCTTGGCGGGGTTCAGGTCCTTGATGAGCGTCTTGCACGCGAGGCGGTTCTTGCCGTTGATCCGCATCGCGTCCGAGCCGCAGATCCCGTGCGCGCAGGAACGGCGGAACGTCAGGGTGCCGTCCTGCTCCCACTTGATCTTGTGGAGGGCGTCGAGAACGCGCTCCTTGGGGTCCATCGGGAGCTGGAAGTCCTGCCAGACGACGTCGGCGGAGACCTCCGGGTTGAACCGGCGGACGCGCACGGTGACCGTGATGAGGTGGTCCGAGGCGGCCCCGGCCTCCTCCACCTTGTCCATGATCGCGGTAGTCATCAGTACTTACGCTCCATCGGCTGGTAGCGGGTCTGCACGACCGGCTTGTAGTCGAGGCGGATCGCCTCGGTGCCGTCCGCCGAGACCTCGCGGTACGCCATCGTGTGACGCATGAAGTTGACGTCGTCGCGCGTGGGGAAGTCCTCGCGGTAGTGACCGCCGCGCGACTCCTTGCGGGCGAGCGCGGAGGTCGCCATGACCTCGGCGAGGTCGAGCAGGTTGCCCAGCTCGATCGCTTCGAGGAGGTCGGTGTTGAAGCGGCGGCCCTTGTCCTGGATCGCGACGTTCTTGTACCGGGCGCGCAGCTCGGCGATCTTCTCGACCGCCGTCTTGATGGTCTGCTCGGTGCGGAACACCATCACGTTGGCGTCCATGCACTCCTGCAGCTCGTTGCGCAGCACCGCGACCTTCTCGGTGCCCGTCGAGTTCCGCAGCCGCTCGACCTGTGCGACGACCTGCGTCTCCGGGTCCTCCGGGAGCGGCACGAACTCGTTGGCGTGCGCGTACTCGGCCGCCGCGATGCCCGCCCGGCGCCCGAAGACGTTGATGTCGAGCAGCGAGTTGGTGCCGAGCCGGTTGGCGCCGTGCACGGACACGCAGGCGACCTCGCCGGCCGCGTACAGACCGGGCACGACCGTCGTGTTGTCGGCGAGGACCTCGCCCTCGACGTTGGTCGGGATTCCGCCCATCGCGTAGTGCGCGGTCGGCTGGATCGGGATCGGGTCCGTGTAGGGCTCGATGCCGAGGTACGTACGGGCGAACTCGGTGATGTCCGGGAGCTTCGCGTCGAGCTGCTCGGGCGGCAGGTGCGTGAGGTCCAGGTACACGTGGTCGCCCTCGGGACCGCAGCCGCGGCCCTCGCGGATCTCGGTGTAGATCGAGCGCGAGACGACGTCGCGCGAGGCGAGGTCCTTCATGACGGGCGCGTACTTCTCCATGAAGCGCTCACCGTCCTTGTTGCGCAGGATGCCGCCCTCGCCGCGCGCGCCCTCGGTGAGGAGGATGCCCATGCGCCAGATGCCCGTCGGGTGGAACTGGAAGAACTCCATGTCCTCCAGCGGCAGCCCGCGCCGCCACACGGCGGCCTGCCCGTCACCGGTCAGGGTGTGCGCGTTCGACGTCACCTTGAAGAACTTGCCGGTCCCGCCGGAGGCGTAGATGACCGACTTCGCCTGGAAGACGTGGATCTCGCCGGTCGCCAGCTCGTACGCGACGACGCCGGCCGAGCGCTTGACGCCGTCGACCTCCACGAGGAGCTGGTCGAGGACGTAGAACTCGTTGAAGAACTCCACGCCCTCCTTGACGCAGTTCTGGTAGAGCGTCTGGAGGATCATGTGACCGGTGCGGTCCGCCGCGTAGCACGAGCGGCGCACGGGCGCCTCGCCGTGGTTGCGGGTGTGGCCGCCGAAGCGGCGCTGGTCGATCGTGCCGTCCGGGGTGCGGTTGAACGGCAGGCCCATCTTCTCCAGGTCGAGGACCGAGTCGATGGCCTCCTTCGCGAGGATCTCGGCGGCGTCCTGGTCGACCAGGTAGTCACCACCCTTGATCGTGTCGAAGGTGTGCCACTCCCAGTTGTCCTCCTCGACGTTGGCGAGGGCCGCGGCCATGCCGCCCTGCGCCGCGCCGGTGTGGGAGCGCGTGGGGTAGAGCTTGGTCAGCACGGCGGTGCGGCTGCGCTTGGTCGCCTCGATGGCGGCGCGCATGCCCGCGCCACCGGCGCCGACGATGACGGTGTCGTACTTGTGGATCTTCAGCTTCATGATTCTCGTGGCCCCGGCTCTAACGGATGTTCGGGTCGAAGGTGAAGATCACCAGCGTGCCCAGCAGGACGGTGAAGATGGTCGCCGCCCACAGCAGGCCCTTGAGCCACATGCGGGTCGCGGGGCGCTCGGCGTAGTCGTTGATGACCGTGCGCAGGCCGTTGCCGCCGTGCAGCATCGCGAGCCACAGCATCAGCAGGTCCCAGCCCTGCCAGAAGGGCGAGGCCCAGCGGCCCGCGACGAACGCGAAGCCGATCTTCTGCACCCCGCCGTCCAGGAAGAGCTGGATGAGCAGGTGCCCGAGGACGAGGACGACCAGGACGACGCCCGACAGGCGCATGAACAGCCAGGCGGCCAGTTCGAAGTTGCGCTGCGGGTTCTTCTTCGTCTTCTTGGTGCGCTGCCGGGGCGGCTCGATGACCGGCGCCGGGTTGTCGACGTCGTAGAGCGAGGCGCCCTCGACGGGGCCGATCGCGGAAGAGGCCGCGGAGGAGGTCTCGGTGGACATCGCGTCAGCTCCCGAACAGTTGACGTGCGGCGTGGCCGAGGACGGAGTAGAGCGAGCCGAGCATCAGCACGACCCACACCACGAGGACCGTCCACAGCATCTTCTTCTGGTGGCGGGGGCCCTGCGACCAGAAGTCGACGGCGATGATGCGCAGACCGTTGAGCGCGTGGAAGAGGATCGCGGCGACGAGGCCGTACTCCAGCAGCGCGACGATCGGATTCTTGTAAGTGGCGACGACGTCGTCGTACGCCTCGGGGGAGACACGCACGAGCGCGGTGTCCAGGACGTGTACGAACAGGAAGAAGAAAATGAGGACGCCGGTGACTCGATGAGCCACCCAGGACCACATTCCTTCCCGGCCGCGGTACAGCGTTCCAGCCGGCACGGAAGAACCCTCCGGGGAAAGGATTGGGAGCCTGCCGCGATCCATTCCTGTCGACGGTCGGCCCGGCCGGGTACGGTCCACCGGCCCCGGCCATCGTAGTCACGGGCGGGGGTCCGCCCCGCACGGGGGCATGCGGTGTGATCAAACTGGCACGTACGGGCGAAGCAGTCGGCCGAAAGGGTGTGTTCGGCCCGCCCACCAGGCGTCCGATCAGGGCGGATGCCTGCCGTTATGCCTGCTCTCCACCCGCTCGTGACGCCCGTTCGGCTCCCTGGAAGCGGCTGTGCGCGCGCTGTGCCGCGCGTGTCGGACACGGCCGTACGGGGCAGACGCGGCCCGGGACCGGCGGGTCCGGGCCCCGCGCGGCGCGTCGCTCCGTCCCGGTGGGGCCGGGAAGTCATCCGAACGAGGGGCCGGGCGCCCGGAGTGACACCACGTCCGCCGTCGCGGGAAGGGATGCCGTACGGCGGCGCGCGCACCCGGCGGCCCGCACCCGCTCAGCACCCGCACCCGAGCACCGAGGACGTGACCCGTGGCCGACCACCGCCGTCAGGACTTCCCCGACACGGGCGGGCGGCGCCGCCGCGCCGCGTGGGCCTCGATCGCGGCCCTCGTCGTCGCCGCGGCCGTAGCGCTCGGCCTCACGGTCTGGCCC comes from Streptomyces sp. Tu6071 and encodes:
- a CDS encoding sensor histidine kinase — translated: MQWALTAAVIVSGALTIRPMGVSGRGLLVAVLFVLNCAALLARGLPPGKVPQRAAVVWLSLGVLAAAALIGVSREGTGYLFAYFLCGHIGYRLPTRPALVLALSCGLLCGGVLYFAIGPGHELLPWAVGLTTAAPVVVGMLNRVQHQAVDAVLSAAESAERAARAEARTAVLAERGRIARDVHDVLAHSLAGINMQLELADALLETGDLEKVRAANDKAHSLVKESLKQAQWTVHALREDALPLVETLASMLESSGHRDALTVSGTPVEVPARTAQNLLRIAQESLTNAARHAPGGAVRVELAFAASSTVLRVRNGPATRRVNAGTGSGMGLIGMRERVALLGGTLTAGPVGEGPDQGGWHVEAVIPR
- a CDS encoding response regulator yields the protein MSEPTESSRPLRVVVADDQAAVREPLAAVLGLAEDIDVVAAAADGNGVLEAVAAGPVDVVLMDLRMPVLDGIETTRRLSEEHPGVAVVVLTTFADDDSILAALGAGARGYLTKNAGRQDIVRAIRAAAAGQSVLDREVQDRLLATVRARPTASGQGLPADLTPREREVLTLIGQGLPNRAIAEKLFVSEATVKTHINNLFAKAGIRDRAEAVRRALTAGLA
- a CDS encoding succinate dehydrogenase iron-sulfur subunit, with protein sequence MTTAIMDKVEEAGAASDHLITVTVRVRRFNPEVSADVVWQDFQLPMDPKERVLDALHKIKWEQDGTLTFRRSCAHGICGSDAMRINGKNRLACKTLIKDLNPAKPITVEPIKGLTVLKDLVVDMDPFFQAYRDVMPFLVTTGNEPTRERLQSAEDRERFDDTTKCILCAACTSSCPVFWNDGQYFGPAAIVNAHRFIFDSRDEAGSQRLEILNDRDGVWRCRTTFNCTDACPRGIEVTKAIQEVKRALITRRY
- the sdhA gene encoding succinate dehydrogenase flavoprotein subunit, which gives rise to MKIHKYDTVIVGAGGAGMRAAIEATKRSRTAVLTKLYPTRSHTGAAQGGMAAALANVEEDNWEWHTFDTIKGGDYLVDQDAAEILAKEAIDSVLDLEKMGLPFNRTPDGTIDQRRFGGHTRNHGEAPVRRSCYAADRTGHMILQTLYQNCVKEGVEFFNEFYVLDQLLVEVDGVKRSAGVVAYELATGEIHVFQAKSVIYASGGTGKFFKVTSNAHTLTGDGQAAVWRRGLPLEDMEFFQFHPTGIWRMGILLTEGARGEGGILRNKDGERFMEKYAPVMKDLASRDVVSRSIYTEIREGRGCGPEGDHVYLDLTHLPPEQLDAKLPDITEFARTYLGIEPYTDPIPIQPTAHYAMGGIPTNVEGEVLADNTTVVPGLYAAGEVACVSVHGANRLGTNSLLDINVFGRRAGIAAAEYAHANEFVPLPEDPETQVVAQVERLRNSTGTEKVAVLRNELQECMDANVMVFRTEQTIKTAVEKIAELRARYKNVAIQDKGRRFNTDLLEAIELGNLLDLAEVMATSALARKESRGGHYREDFPTRDDVNFMRHTMAYREVSADGTEAIRLDYKPVVQTRYQPMERKY
- a CDS encoding succinate dehydrogenase hydrophobic membrane anchor subunit, which gives rise to MSTETSSAASSAIGPVEGASLYDVDNPAPVIEPPRQRTKKTKKNPQRNFELAAWLFMRLSGVVLVVLVLGHLLIQLFLDGGVQKIGFAFVAGRWASPFWQGWDLLMLWLAMLHGGNGLRTVINDYAERPATRMWLKGLLWAATIFTVLLGTLVIFTFDPNIR
- the sdhC gene encoding succinate dehydrogenase, cytochrome b556 subunit yields the protein MPAGTLYRGREGMWSWVAHRVTGVLIFFFLFVHVLDTALVRVSPEAYDDVVATYKNPIVALLEYGLVAAILFHALNGLRIIAVDFWSQGPRHQKKMLWTVLVVWVVLMLGSLYSVLGHAARQLFGS